The Diorhabda carinulata isolate Delta chromosome 4, icDioCari1.1, whole genome shotgun sequence genomic interval gttttgtatataaatataaatcattatgaacctatctcaattttttttattgttcctggtaatttgaagcaaaaaatataaCGTTACACACATTGgatgttatatttaatttcaCTCGTATATAAATGTGTTTTTAATACTGACAATACCTCTATCTATACAAATACCCAATTTtaggaaaagaaaaataaaattattgtcatTTTGAGATTATATTGAGAGGACTATGCTGGTCAAAAAAGTCATTAATTGTGTTGTGAATTTATAAATGTGCCTCTTAAAACCTCTGTCCCAAATTTTCCCCATTGAATTACTATATAGAAACAAGTGGCGGATCTAGAATTTTATTTGAGGGGGCTTTGAACGGGGGAAAATTTTACAGTGGgcacaaaaatcaaaatacttgATGCCGATTGATTGCAGAAAAACTAATTGTAACTAAGACATTATACAAAGTGTTGAAACGTTAACAGATATCATATAATTGACTTTAGTAGATGTTTTAGGGGGAGCGGTTCAGCTCCCCCATTGGAGCTTACCTATATATGTCACATATACATGGGTATGTATGgctaattattttaattttattttattatagtagaaaaagaaaaaactcaaacattttttatattaaaactgaaattatcagagaattgtataaaaattgaatcaaatatcttcaattttcttcttgaCTTTAATAAATGGAAACATAATTTTCCGTATAAACTTTTTAAGGAagttaaataaagttttaataatctggaaaacaacttaaaaatatttgtaaccacataaatatataattaagttTGTTAGTCCTCAAAACAAAAGGGTATACTTGCAtggtttaagaaaaaaatagttttggacagtttatatataacttttataatatatatttttttttaattctgtgatcaatatttattttgtgcCAGGTTATAAAAATACAACAGACTAAAAAAAACACCTGATAAAGTAAACAACAAAATGGTTTAAAAGGGTTGGTCGTTTTGACGATCCTGCgagatttaattatttttgttgccaggatcattttaatgtaagtaagattcaaatttaactcatcttaatattttatagtagttaattttattatgcttttaatttttaacctgATTATATAATAATGTAAGAACTTAACCTATTAAAGGTactaactaataaataaaaactgtgaTCATCAAGCTGACAACTGACAACTATAacgtcacaactgaaaaccaatgagaatcgttctctaaaaatttgaaatttttgcgattttcaactaaatgtttagatattattttttcccttttagttaaatattttactttatgacattatttcatatcaaaaacttggaaaattaacaaaaaaataaatcctttttaaaaaatacgaaaaccTCATAGTTAGTATGCAACCAACATTACTCCATaagaaaatgaatcaaattaGTTTGTAGGTAACTAGGTTAAATCGCTGAAGGTGATGTATGAACTCCCCTCTTCGGCGCGCATCCAAGAATACcgttattcgaataaaattcccATCTTCATATGATCTATCTAACCAAAGATGATCATTTTGTTctattgaataatattcaaGTATCTAGTAAGTGATATGAGTCTAGTCGAAAAAGAGAATGATGATTTCCAGGTAATcgttttccaaatatatttaattagtaCTTATATTACGAGGTGTGTTCTAATAATACTGTGACAGAAAATAATTAGAGAGTTTCTGTAATGAATAAATGCCAGTTCTAATAAATTCATCTAATTATTAAATATCGTTCTTACACTTTTTGTTACCAAACCCAATATGCGACATTAATTTTACTCGTACTTAACAGTTACATTTGTAATGtgatagatttaaaaatatctacttGGACGTAACTTTTATGGCCACGTTGTATATTATGATGATATTATCATACTAACcaaactctctctctctctctctctctctctctctctctctctctctctctctctctctctctctctctctctctctctctctctctctctctctctccgtTCCTTTCTTCTTTCCCAACCAATGATGTTAATTCatctttctaaataaataatattggatGTGTAAAAGCATGCAGTGCAGTTCCTACTATTAAAAAGTGAGAAATGAATTTAATAGAAGAAGAAAGTAAAATTTCTCAGGTGAGATTGTTTAAATTCttgttaatttctattttttggtggatatttcaaattcattattgagagaaattgttataaataattataaaaaaagaacagaattcattttttctatttcaagaCTTTTGTACAAAAGAATaagtttcattttcattattttttttcgtaattctTGATATCTAGATTTTATAAATGTGGATTTTGATTGATAGCATATTCGAGATTTCTTTTTTCGCAACTTTCACCTGGATTACTGAACTTGATGGACGTATAATAAACCAAATTGTCCGAATTTTGAAAACTCTTCGTCGTAGAGACTTTTAATTTATGtgtaacttttgttttttcgaaataataatttacttggATAATATTTAAATGGTTTGGTTATAGTAAGATATCGATAATTATGCAAAAACTACAATTCAGTTAAAAATTGCTGGTGTTAAAATTTTCGagtttatgtataaataaataaaaaaaccgaGAAAGGTTTTGAATTATCATATACGGTGAAATTTTAAATACGACAGTTACTTTCGTCGTTATTACGACTTTCTTTTTTCGTTACACATCCGAAATCATCTGTGACTTACTACGAATTTAACTACGTtacaaaaaattagatttatttattcaaatcgtTTAAATTTCGCAGCAATCCAGACCCCAGCAAAAACGATCAATAGAAAGTAACTTCGGGCAATATACAATATTATCAGTAACGTTAGGCGGAGTAGCGATTTTAACAGTGTTGGCCATAACTGCTGAAGAATGTCGACAATGTTTTATGAAATCCGCCGAATTTCAAGCAcaggaaaaaattcaaaaaatattctggGCGTACGGTAAAAACCTCGAAGGTGGGCATTTGGAAGAAGTATATACAATTTTAGATCGATTAGGATACAAAAAAGATGATAATTATTCCGATTGGGATCTTTTGTGGGCACATGATTATCCCTTTACCGAGTTAcggtaatataaaaataaaaatatcatcttTTCCGCTATCATCATctaatgtaatatttatttcagctctcaattgataaaattgaagcCACATCAAAAAGTTAATCATTTTCCCGGCATCGGACATATAACAAATAAAGTAACCCTCGCCACCAGCGGTTTAAAATATATACCCCCAGCTTTCAAATTACCAatagacaaagaaaaattattagaatattcgAAAAATCGTCCGAACATAACGTTTGTACAAAAAGACAACGATCATAggaatattaaaattagaaaaatttccGACGTGGATTTAGACCGAGAAGGAACTTTTCTACAGGAGTACATAGATAAACCGTTATTAGTCAGTGGACGTAGATTCGATATAGGTATTTATACGATTATCACATCGGTGGAACCTCTAAGGATATACATTTACAACGGAGAAGGGCTTTTAAGGTAAATTGTCCTTTtcgaaacctaacctaacctaactattcGAAAACATCTATGacttatttttagattttgtcCTGATAAATATTATCCTTTCGATTCGGAACTAGTGGATAAATACGTTGTTGGAGATGATTATTTACCCGTATGGGAAGTACCGGATTTGGATTATTATTACAACCAATTGGGATTCGGTATGAAGGATAGTTTAAACGCCTACCTCAAAGCTCAGGGTAAAGATCCAAACGTCATTTGGACGCAGATAGAAGACGCTATAAGGACCGTAGTTATAGCGAAGGAACCCGCTATTGTTGATGTACTACAAAGGTAGTACTCCCAATATTTCAATTCAGCAAGATAATCATAACTATGAAATTATTTCTAGATACCAAACGAGAAAAAATTTCTTCGAATTGATGAGGTTCGATTTTTTGgtagatgaaaatttgaaagtttatcTTCTGGAAGCTAATATGAGTCCCAATCTATCTTCTGCGCATTTTCCCCCAAACAGACTTTTATATCAACAAGTTCTCTATAACGTTTTGGGACTTGTAGGAATAGGAGAAAGCATTTACAAAAGTTCTCTAGCCGTaaggtaattaaaaatttacaatttgtttatttaattctCAACACTCagcttttatatatatataactaaaGTCTAAAAATAAGTAACAACGCTAAATGACTTATTTTTCTTCCCCCTGTATTTTCGGTTTGGCAGTTTAACATCTCCTGCACGAAATAATTTATGTACTCTGATGGCTATTAAAGTAGCAAAACCAACTATCCATCCCAACAATCTAATACGGATTGAATTTAATGGTATTAAGAATGGATTTTtgttatgattaatttttcggtttttcgttttttgatttttcgataaattttgttttgttaatatataGTTTGTCTGATTTTTTAGATCGAAATCTGAAGAAGAAATGGTAGTGTCAGATAAAACGTTAGCAGTTTTTCCGAATGCTTGTAACAGTAATACTTGCCGTTCCAGTTGTATGTCATTGGAATGTCAATTATGTAAACCTTGCCTTTCTAAAGAAACTCGTCAAAATTTAGTTGCTGCCGTCAAAGAACACCTTCACAAGTCAGATTGTAAAAGGATATTCCCTCCATCAATGgtaaattcatttaatattaacGAAACAAACCGATTTGTCACCACCTTACACTTTCTAACAATAACGTttcttaaattgaatttaaaaatacaagCAAAAGTTAAAAGAGAAGAAGAGGCCTTTTTAAAAGTGATGATCAGTCAcattcatagataaaatataataacgGACTATGTATCTGTAACGGTTTTTAAGGGTATGGCTACAGTCTAACCGTTACACGATTCTCAATCATTGGAATTATTCAATTCGCGACAATTACGAAGTGAGCGAcatctgttaattttctttcacacTTCAATAGAGGTGAACAATAAAACCAGAATACGAACtagttttgttgttttataaacaataaaaagtgttatttgaaattttagtttatatagtaaaataatatacctgtttaaAGTGCTTTTCTAAACGTGGTAAAAGTTGTAATGTTACAAGTGTACTAGTTGTTAAAATTCTATCCTAGTGGCCAATAAAACTCTAGTGTATATTTTTGGTAGTTTCGTGTAAATATTCAAGTATCTTCGTCCACGAACAAATGCATTTCCAATCTTTAACTATATCATTTAGATTAATTGTTATCTGTAGACACAAACTATTAATGGattttgtatttgttatttCTAGACTGCATAATACTATATCTTCCTTTTTAAAAACGTCCTTTAGTGGCCTACATCTGACCCcaatatattttatgatgttAAAAagggttatttcaattttcgtCATTTTAGACCGATTCTTGAAACACAAGTTTTTATTCTAACCACACAAACACGTTTAGGTAATAACGgacattacaaaaataaaaaaatcataccaaaatcactaaaaatatatgaaaaaattcaacaacatCAAACACATGGGTTGCATTGTTGTTCACCACTATAGAAACCAAATGACACGTAATTTTCTCCAATAAAAGACCTGTAGAGTTACTTATTGAAATTTATGcgttgaaaattggaaaaatcaattcaattatttttttcttatttcaagaCCCAAGAAGAGGCAACAAAAGGAATTGATATAGATGAATACTCTCCCGAAAATAAGTTGCAGCACAAATGGTTTCAAGGAAAATGTATATTAGATGTTTCGTGGtgttaattaaaaactattgtAATGAAATTCTTGTTTATTATTGTCCAATAAAATGGGGTcctgacaaaaataaaatgttctgaacacactgtttaaaccattactcacaattacaatgtctgGCGCGTTTACCAGACAGTTTACCTtgagtatctgaagacgataacttagttatcgaaacgcgtcaGATagtttaattgtgagtgttggtgtagtggtagtgtatacaatgtgttcagtatgaatatcacaaacggttccagaaattccaacttgaaaataaaatgcattagcagaaaaaaaaaagaaagaaattagaAAAGCGGTAACTTTGCAATATTTGTAAAACTAaaagatataatataataatcggtttaaacaaatttatttaaaagatatttgaaagGAAATGATGGAAAACGCATATTGACTAAAGAAATGAAGTatcacaacaaaaaagaaacGATAAAGGAGAAATTGAGAAAACGGTTAAATAAGTACCAGCACTTTAAAtcctatacataaaaaaaatatatttgtgtcATAAATGAATTTCCGTAGGActtacatacaaaaaataaaacgaagcttacttttatacatttatattagCAAAAATAATGTTACACAGTGGTATTCTATATAGTTTAATTATGATTTCcaagttatttatttacaaaataaaagactTCCCAACAAATTTTCTcttctaataacattttctcaccaaatatcaaaaattcaaaaaagaacCTTCAATTTTAAACcattttaaatgattaaataaattcattttttttttacctaaccaaaaaatagtttcaattatTCACTAAATTTATGTAATTACAACTCTGAAGGCACATAACTCTGAAATACCACAACAAAACCATCAGATCTAGTATTTAATCTATATAAACGGAAATCAAACAATTTCAATTCCATCACctgtaattttgatttaatttcgtTAATCGAAAAATACATATTATGAACAAGGATACTTGAAATGTTTGTCACTTATTGATCACAATTCCATAATTAGACTAAAGAATGTCGAAAACTACATTATATGATACCCACTATTCTTTCACTTGGCACAATTATTCCAACCCATTTACTTCACGGCAGTTAACGTGTTAAGTGACTTTTAACTTTGAATAGTAGGCGATTTTGttcctaaataaaaaaacttgagaaaatATCAGTCTAAAGTAATTTAAGCCTGCTTAAATGCTACTTAAGAGACATTTTCAAGTATAAGTATGTATATCGATGAATGACAATGATTACTGATTATCACCATTATATACAAGCTGGTCCAGAATAAGGATACTTCtctatgtatttatttttaaattcaataataagcgACATTCAATCCTTTGGAGtgataaattattctttatttggAGATTAACGTGTTATTTCACTATTTATCCTACCCTGTATAATTAGTTCCGTactaaaatcatagaaaatgaatatcaaaatattttcatcaaacttTAATCCTTATAATCACACAAAAAATTCAAAGTCCATAGGGTTGTATCCCCTTTATTCAGCTTAAAAAAAAAGTACACGTGAAAGAAGTATCTCCATTTTAGGACTATGAGTCctagaaattaatatttaccaCTGCGTACATAATGGTAATAGTAAGTTTGGATTAGAGCATTGTTATTCAAAGTTAACaagttaaatgaaaattattggtataaaaataatatttaatgataacAAAATGCTTCTATATCACTAGGAAAATGTCTATTTAGTTTTGATTTCTTTGTGCCCGAAGTTGTTGTAGTTGAGCATTCAGTATCATTGTTTTTTCACCCAATCTTTCGTTATGCTCCTTAAGGAAATTTATATACTTTGCCTAAAATaatcagaaattataaaaaaaaaatacgataaattgacaataataaattaatagcACGAGGTGATTAAAAATATGTTGGATATCTTTAAAAAACACaccaaatttatcaataaatccttaaaaaaaaaataaggactCAACCAAAAACTAAAGGGATATCTCAAGAAATTAACTAATTTGGAGTATTATAACTGTAAGCAAACCTGTAATTTGATCACTAGTTACGTGTCTCACCTGTTTATCTAACAAATCATATACTTTGTCTCCCAGTTGTCTGTAGCCAACTTCACTTTGAGCCAAAGAATCAGGTGAAGTAGTACTAGTCCATTCCTCTCTTTGAACATCAGGTAGAGGTTTCtgtttgttaaaatttattactttagCAATGTAATTGATGTTAATCCCAGCTATAACACAGAATTCCAAGGTAATAATAGCACAAAGATACGATATTGGAGATAAGCTGCCTCCTTTAATACATTTCTCAGCAAAATCGTCGGGGTAGAAATGTTGCATAAGTGCTTGTAGAAACATTAAGGTGACACTCCATAAACTTACTACATAGAATGGTAAACTTATGTGCAATTGCGTTTGTTGgtaaaaatctaaataaccgtttatttttaaattatgatgGTGACATTTTACAAGGCGATCGattatctaaaatttaaaaaattatatctaaacataataaatgaaaaaaaaaaacgaaacaaataCTTACAAGAGTTAAAAACCATAAACCAATgtgtaaatatattattacaaaatattctcTACATTTACTTTTCTCGTCTGGATGAATTGCAGCATAACAAATAGCTATGATAGTCAAAGCACACGAGAATATTAAATGAATACTAAACAACGGAATCGTTCTTATAGGTTTAAATACACCGTACGAGTCTAAAATTGGTTGAAGATGTTCTCTATCATCCATATTTACAGATTCGCTGAAAAATGTAGCACCCTTAAAATAAAGTATCATTAATTTTATAGTTGAAATTATTAAGTGTATCTTACTCCTGAATTTGTATTAAAACTTCGAGATAAGCTGACCATTTTAAGTTATGTATTTCTACGATAACAGTCATATAAAATCATCATTGTACCAATtacgataaaaatatataaacatttattgttgATTACCTCAATGCCTATTTTCATTTATGACGAATGACACATAGATAAACTAAAAATccatcaatttaattttaaaattgtgcGAGTGATGGCGCTGCACGGAATTTTGTGTAACTTGATTAATCTTCATAGGTGTGAATCTGTTGTTATTAATGTATGAATATGCATATTGTTAATCCTGTTAATATTCTTTTTGTGCTTTCGTCACTACTTTATCAGGAATGAAGTGTAGAAATTCATAATAAAGAACTGTTATTGGATCACTGCTACTTAtgctaaaaatattaatagtttgttgattataaatatagtgatgttcaaaaaattttaaaaatatttaactcGCGAGAAGAATAAGGAAATATGTAATATATCAAGgtatcaagaaaaattaatgaaatttaacaggtaatattattttcttttaaaaaagaagaagtgtAAGACATAAAAACttggtatatttatttatttgctgcacctttttatttttttcactgtGAGTTTTAAAATAAGGGACcaacattttaaaatcaattcattAACAAAATTCTATATATCTATACTTTTTTGGATGGAATTCCAAATAATCATTACTATCGCTATATGTTTGTTGTTAATATTATGTTTCTCAATGCGTGGAATATGTTGTAAAAAGTCGCACAATTCTGTATGTGTCCGTAGGAGTAAGTATCTCGTATACCAATAGTTGGCAGAGCATGATGCACTCTTGATATGTATATAATGTAAGGAAGTCTTGTTACATAATGTATCATTTACATATTTAgccaatattatttttatatgtacttTATGTGAAAGCTTTCGGaattgagagaaaaaatgatgatttattgtattttttcttttatacctTTTATTTCCCAATTACTCCTTAGCTTCATTAATAACTAATCCGAATGTATTTTGTCATTTGAATTAAATGACATTGTGCAACAAAGAagaatattgttttgaaaatgttcagCACAATTCATGTTGAACTGAAGCATGTGTGTTTTGAACACCTATTTCAAATACTTAAGCATTCTATTTTAAATGCTACCGTGTTTTACAGGACGTAGCAGAACTTCCTCTATTAGTAGGTCTGCATATCAAAACACCAGACAACGTTCTAATACTTCTAGTGAGTAATTTAGTTGATGTATAAATGTTCGTTGTAGTTCAAATGATTCTCATTCTGCCATTTGACACAATTTACTCCTACACACATACAGAATTTATAcctttaaattgaaatatattgtacAAAACGTCAATATAACGGATTATATGTAAAACAcatgttttgaattaaaaactaaGTTTATCGCgggaatttatttaatattgtcatcattttattattattatttagtgaAGAAATTACAATTAAGGATGataattacatatttaaaaattagaattgTCTTCTGGATGAAACATAGGAACCATTTGTGATGTTACATTTTTAATCATCCCAGTATCTTTACCTTATTTTTTCATCTCATTACACACTCACAGAATTGGTGTCGTTGTCGGTGTAGTTCAGTTTCCCTCTCAAAGACACTATATTAAAGAATCTTAAAAAcgttgtttattcaaatttttaatataattaataataccattatgatttttatgaatagttaaatttctttttatcattatgaaatcgaattttttattttcgtcatTATCATGTGATATTTTATGGTACGCTCATAATATTGGTAAacagaattaaaaaagaagaatacttATCATATACGCAACTTCACAGTGTACATATTTCTCCTTTGACAAATTGTAGGTCTCAGCGATCTGTTTATATTCGAACGAATATTTGGTGTAAAATAACGAGATTATttagtataattaaattttttattaacatgaTTATATCTATATCAACTTATGTACTAAGTGTTAAGTTTTTGTATCGAAATTGAACAGTTATAAACACAAATagcaaatataaatttgtttctttttattagtCATAAATTCTTGATCCACGATCTgaagttgataaataaataattcatttatctCTCATACCTATTATAGATAAACTAACAGTTTACAAAATGGATGTGTTTATGCCAATTGCACTGTgcgttatttttattatcttttttactATATGTGGATGGTGCTGTAAAAGAAAACGAGAGGGTACTGTATATGGTTGTGAGTATTCCAATtacgtgaaaataattttttaaaagaaaaaaaaaacatgctcTTAATTTTACTTGCAGATGGCCCTTCGGTCACAGTTACTACCACAACTCAGCATGTGCCATCACCACAAGTTGTACCACCTTATCCCATAGATGCTCGTCATCCCACACCCAGTAACAACCTTTCCGGTCCAGGATTTTTTAATGCACAACCACCTTATCCGACTCAAACACCAAACATGCCTTTTCCACAAACAGGTTAGTAAAATTGGAATTATAATAACCTTTTTCTCTTTTCCGGTAGAGCctagtttgaaaaaattgtatgttattttattatatataaggCAGAACTCTGATATATTGTTGCTCTTACCAGTACCTCATCAGTATGGTCTTCCTCCCCCCAGTATGGGTATAGAAGGTGTACGTCAATTTCTACACGGTCAGTGGGCTTAGCTTGAACTAATGCTTTTTATTGAATCACTTGTAATTATTAGTCTTGGAGTCACAATTAGTATTAGTAAATTTGTACTTTACATACTATTTTATTGTTGCTTTTTGCTTAGTTCAAATACTATTACTAGGTGTGTATTTTCTTGTAAAACATAACATTGAATTGTTGAATGGATGAATATTCGATAACAGCATGCTTATATAGACATTTGACCATTTATAAGGGAAAGAATAACTTAACCAACTCAACTTATCTCATTTTCTTACAATAGCTTTGTTCGCTAGTCTAATTAAGAATCAGCTAAGCGACTGATCGCATGAGCATATTGCCGTTCGTTCTTACCtctaaatttttagtaaaagaTTTGTGTACACATATCACATTGATCCCTTTAATGATCAATTATGTATCAGTTACAGCAGTCTCGGTTGTATGTTAGAGCACTAAAAATTCAGTTATAATCTTACTCAACATCGATTATGATTTTGTCCCTTGAACAAAGTTAATGTATTAGGTTATCCAATCCACATGATTAAATATGGTGTTTATGGGTAAACAGTTTTCACAGAATTTCACAAATATAAGACACGCGTTTGCAGAAATTTTAATgggaaaaaacaacaaattcaaTAAACTTGTTTGCCCAAACACgtcattttcgaaaaattaactAAGGTCAGtcgataataaacaaaattatatgttCACTTTATGTTATTTAATCGaatttataattcttatttGTATTTACTCGTCgaatgaatattataattttatttaggtataccAAATCCAACGCCAATACCATCAGCGTATCCACCCACAACTTATTACCAAGATTATCACAGTAATCCTCCACCATACGAAGTGGCAGTGTCACAAGCACCCGCTCCAGCTCCTATCGCACGAGAAGGTTATATAAAACAGGCCCCTTACAATCCGAATtacaattaaatgtttatacCTGTTTCAATTcgtgtttttatatatataaat includes:
- the LOC130892287 gene encoding probable tubulin polyglutamylase ttll-15 isoform X3; translation: MSLVEKENDDFQQSRPQQKRSIESNFGQYTILSVTLGGVAILTVLAITAEECRQCFMKSAEFQAQEKIQKIFWAYGKNLEGGHLEEVYTILDRLGYKKDDNYSDWDLLWAHDYPFTELRSQLIKLKPHQKVNHFPGIGHITNKVTLATSGLKYIPPAFKLPIDKEKLLEYSKNRPNITFVQKDNDHRNIKIRKISDVDLDREGTFLQEYIDKPLLVSGRRFDIGIYTIITSVEPLRIYIYNGEGLLRFCPDKYYPFDSELVDKYVVGDDYLPVWEVPDLDYYYNQLGFGMKDSLNAYLKAQGKDPNVIWTQIEDAIRTVVIAKEPAIVDVLQRYQTRKNFFELMRFDFLVDENLKVYLLEANMSPNLSSAHFPPNRLLYQQVLYNVLGLVGIGESIYKSSLAVRSKSEEEMVVSDKTLAVFPNACNSNTCRSSCMSLECQLCKPCLSKETRQNLVAAVKEHLHKSDCKRIFPPSMTQEEATKGIDIDEYSPENKLQHKWFQGKCILDVSWC
- the LOC130892287 gene encoding probable tubulin polyglutamylase ttll-15 isoform X2 produces the protein MNLIEEESKISQQSRPQQKRSIESNFGQYTILSVTLGGVAILTVLAITAEECRQCFMKSAEFQAQEKIQKIFWAYGKNLEGGHLEEVYTILDRLGYKKDDNYSDWDLLWAHDYPFTELRSQLIKLKPHQKVNHFPGIGHITNKVTLATSGLKYIPPAFKLPIDKEKLLEYSKNRPNITFVQKDNDHRNIKIRKISDVDLDREGTFLQEYIDKPLLVSGRRFDIGIYTIITSVEPLRIYIYNGEGLLRFCPDKYYPFDSELVDKYVVGDDYLPVWEVPDLDYYYNQLGFGMKDSLNAYLKAQGKDPNVIWTQIEDAIRTVVIAKEPAIVDVLQRYQTRKNFFELMRFDFLVDENLKVYLLEANMSPNLSSAHFPPNRLLYQQVLYNVLGLVGIGESIYKSSLAVRSKSEEEMVVSDKTLAVFPNACNSNTCRSSCMSLECQLCKPCLSKETRQNLVAAVKEHLHKSDCKRIFPPSMVNSFNINETNRFVTTLHFLTITFLKLNLKIQAKVKREEEAFLKVMISHIHR
- the LOC130892625 gene encoding transmembrane protein 192 isoform X2, translating into MVSLSRSFNTNSGGATFFSESVNMDDREHLQPILDSYGVFKPIRTIPLFSIHLIFSCALTIIAICYAAIHPDEKSKCREYFVIIYLHIGLWFLTLIIDRLVKCHHHNLKINGYLDFYQQTQLHISLPFYVVSLWSVTLMFLQALMQHFYPDDFAEKCIKGGSLSPISYLCAIITLEFCVIAGININYIAKVINFNKQKPLPDVQREEWTSTTSPDSLAQSEVGYRQLGDKVYDLLDKQAKYINFLKEHNERLGEKTMILNAQLQQLRAQRNQN
- the LOC130892625 gene encoding transmembrane protein 192 isoform X1, translating into MTVIVEIHNLKWSAYLEVLIQIQDESVNMDDREHLQPILDSYGVFKPIRTIPLFSIHLIFSCALTIIAICYAAIHPDEKSKCREYFVIIYLHIGLWFLTLIIDRLVKCHHHNLKINGYLDFYQQTQLHISLPFYVVSLWSVTLMFLQALMQHFYPDDFAEKCIKGGSLSPISYLCAIITLEFCVIAGININYIAKVINFNKQKPLPDVQREEWTSTTSPDSLAQSEVGYRQLGDKVYDLLDKQAKYINFLKEHNERLGEKTMILNAQLQQLRAQRNQN
- the LOC130892287 gene encoding probable tubulin polyglutamylase ttll-15 isoform X4, yielding MNLIEEESKISQQSRPQQKRSIESNFGQYTILSVTLGGVAILTVLAITAEECRQCFMKSAEFQAQEKIQKIFWAYGKNLEGGHLEEVYTILDRLGYKKDDNYSDWDLLWAHDYPFTELRSQLIKLKPHQKVNHFPGIGHITNKVTLATSGLKYIPPAFKLPIDKEKLLEYSKNRPNITFVQKDNDHRNIKIRKISDVDLDREGTFLQEYIDKPLLVSGRRFDIGIYTIITSVEPLRIYIYNGEGLLRFCPDKYYPFDSELVDKYVVGDDYLPVWEVPDLDYYYNQLGFGMKDSLNAYLKAQGKDPNVIWTQIEDAIRTVVIAKEPAIVDVLQRYQTRKNFFELMRFDFLVDENLKVYLLEANMSPNLSSAHFPPNRLLYQQVLYNVLGLVGIGESIYKSSLAVRSKSEEEMVVSDKTLAVFPNACNSNTCRSSCMSLECQLCKPCLSKETRQNLVAAVKEHLHKSDCKRIFPPSMTQEEATKGIDIDEYSPENKLQHKWFQGKCILDVSWC
- the LOC130892287 gene encoding probable tubulin polyglutamylase ttll-15 isoform X1 codes for the protein MSLVEKENDDFQQSRPQQKRSIESNFGQYTILSVTLGGVAILTVLAITAEECRQCFMKSAEFQAQEKIQKIFWAYGKNLEGGHLEEVYTILDRLGYKKDDNYSDWDLLWAHDYPFTELRSQLIKLKPHQKVNHFPGIGHITNKVTLATSGLKYIPPAFKLPIDKEKLLEYSKNRPNITFVQKDNDHRNIKIRKISDVDLDREGTFLQEYIDKPLLVSGRRFDIGIYTIITSVEPLRIYIYNGEGLLRFCPDKYYPFDSELVDKYVVGDDYLPVWEVPDLDYYYNQLGFGMKDSLNAYLKAQGKDPNVIWTQIEDAIRTVVIAKEPAIVDVLQRYQTRKNFFELMRFDFLVDENLKVYLLEANMSPNLSSAHFPPNRLLYQQVLYNVLGLVGIGESIYKSSLAVRSKSEEEMVVSDKTLAVFPNACNSNTCRSSCMSLECQLCKPCLSKETRQNLVAAVKEHLHKSDCKRIFPPSMVNSFNINETNRFVTTLHFLTITFLKLNLKIQAKVKREEEAFLKVMISHIHR